The Nitrospira sp. CR1.1 DNA window CGCTGGCTGAATGATACCTTTCACCAATCCATAGTCATGGAAATGCGGCATCCAGGAGAGAGTCACCGATCGGGCATCGTAATAACCGGCAGCAGTAATGCACCGGCTCTGGGCCGTCATATTTTCATGGCTGACCATCACCCCTTTCGGTGCGGAAGTCGAGCCGGACGTATATTGCAGATAAGCGAGATGGGAGGGCCGCGGATGCATCTCATTCCAACAGGTGATATCCGCCGAGCGCGCGCGATCGTTCGTGATCCATTGATCCAATGGCATCGCGCATTCCTGCGACCGGAGTGTGTCCAGAATCTGGGAGGTGGTTACGGCGCCGGCGATACCGGCATCTTGGGCAAGGCATTGGACACGCGCCATGCCGGCCTTCACGCGGAATGCGTCCGGAGGCGGAACCGGCACGGCAATGAGGCCCGCGTAGAGCGCTCCCCAAAAGGCCTGCACGAATTCAAGACCAGGTGGATACACCAGAAGGAGTCGTTCCCCCGGCGCAAATTTGGCTTGAAGGTAGCCGGCAATAGACCGAGCACGGGCCACCAGGTCTCGATATGTCAGGGCCTGGTCGGCGCTCAGTCCATCACGCAGATAGACGTACGCGATTTGCTCAGGCTGGCGCTCAGCCCGCCAACGCAGCACATCAAGAATGGTGTCGCCGGCTGGAATGGTAACCGGTGGATGTCTGACCACAGAATGCTCAACCTCAGTCGGATCAGGAGGCGTAGGCGAGCCCCCCTGCCCTAGACTTATTCGGATGACCTCTCGAAAATCATAAGTCTGACGAGAGTTTCCGTCCGGCTATCCTGTACCAGGTGAGTCTACGGCTTCATGGTGTCATCACAAATTGGAATCATATTTCCCTTCAATCCATGGTTCTCCCTAATGGTGAAAGAAATTCCCCTCAACCTCGTGATTTCATTTGAATCTCACAGGCGTCCACGGTAAGCTGCACGTCTTTGTCTGACCTTGCGCGGAGAGGTGCGAGAGCGGCCGAATCGGACGGTCTCGAAAACCGTTGTCCTGAAAGGGACCGTGGGTTCGAATCCCACCCTCTCCGCCACCGAAAAGTGCCGTGTGGGATTGGGAAAACGTGCCTGTCGGATTGCCATCGCGAGCTGATGCGGTGGGATTCGAACGAGGGGGATCGCGGGGGAGACACTCCCCTGCGTGGGGAGACACGAGGGGGCAGGCCCCCTCAGTGGGAGCGCGCAGGCGCGACTTCGAATGCCCACCCTCTCCGCCATACAGAAGTGCCACACCCGAAGCCATTCCAATCACTCTAGGCGACGAGATAGCCACCGCCTTATACTCCCCTTCCTCTCCAAACATTAAATCCGCTCAATACCCACCGAGGTCATACGTGCACCTCATGACATGCGCTCTTGGCAGGTCGAGCGCCGCAAGCTCACGCGGCGTCTGATCGAACTCAGCGGGCTCGTCGTGAAGACCGGGGTCGTTGGATAGGCGTGGCATGGCCTACGGTGCGCTGCTCTTGATATCCATATGCTCAGGATCGATTAAAGCGAGCATGCACGAAGGCGCAGACCGACCAAGGAAAGCGGGAGTTCGAGGCAGATCACGCGACAGATACAGGCATTATCGAGCGGCTATTGTGCAGCAATCATCAGTGCATGGCATCGGCTCTCAATTTACCGTTTCTCGTCATTCGTCACCAAAGTTCATAATGTCGAGATGCTGAGATAGCGTTCGTGTTCGTTCTCTATGGCGAGCGAGCCGGCGACGATGTTCGTCTCTTAGAGGAATAGGCGAGCACCACCGGAGCTCTGCGCATGCATGCTTGCTAAGCCTGGGCGAGAACTCGGGCCTGCCATCGTCGTTGAAGGTCACGAGCGCGCGGTCGAATGCGGCGTCCCAAAGGGCGGAAAGGAGAAGACCATTGTGCACGTCAAGCCGTTCGGCATCGCTGTCACATTCGCTCCAGGGTACGATGTGCGAAGCGCGCAGCAGGGCCGGGTCGGAAATGCCGGTCAGGGGGCAACGCCCCTGCCAGTAATCCATCAGGCGGTTGCGGAAGATATCCTGCCCGATCCTCTGGACGACCAGCCGTTCAGCCTCCGTCGTCCGGGGCAAGCTTGCAACTTTCACCTCGAACTCCCGCAGCGGCGCATCGGGCAAACTGATGCCCAACTTGTAGACGCGGTGCAGCACCGCATAAAGTTCGCCGAGCGTGTCGAAGAGAAAGCGGGCGGGGCCTGGGCCAGGAACAACTGCAGCGGGTAAGTTCAGTTCCTGAATGACACTGCGATGGTCGAGCGCAAGGAACCATGGCCCATGCGGTCCACCTGCAGCGAGATGAATTGTCCCATGCGCAGTGGTCGAGCCGAAGGCCGCCCAGCCAGCCTCCTCCCCCAGAATGCGGCGGAAGCCGTTCTGAGATGCGGCCTTCTGGCATTCCTCACGGACCACAAAGGATTGGGGCGATTCAATCATCCTGTTTTGCAGGATCAAACATCCATTCGAAACAGACGTTCTTCTGCCGGCGTCGAACTCATTCGAAGTTTCACATGACTATCGCCCTGAAGCTCAGGCGGCGGAGCAGTAGTGGTCGTAATAATGTATTGGAAGCACGGCACTCTCGTCTTTTCCTCCCATTGATGCACGAGCTTGAAAAGACCGGCATAGAGCTGCCCATCCAAGTCCGCCTCACGCGGGCTGTCGTGAACGAGGAACGGTGGCAGGTCGGCCTTCTCCTCGATGGCTAGATGGAGTGCAGCAAGATCGAAGGCGACGATCTTGAGCGAGTCCAGGGCCGCCGTGGACACCTCGCCCCGTCCCGAAAATTCAGCATCGACCTTCAAGCCGTTGCCGTCCAGCTTGATGCTGCCTTGCACTCCATCGGGAAGCCAAGTGGCCATGATTCCCTGATATCTTTCCTCCAAAGTCCTGATAGCCGACCGAGCCCGCGACTGCCCCAGCTTCAGTTCTGCGCGCACTGCTTCCAGCGCAGCGGTTTCTGGAGGCGTGGGCTTCCCCTTTTTCTCGCTTTCACGGAGCGATCGCACGTCATCGAGCGTGCGCCTCACCAGATAGATGCGGTCCTGCACCTCCTTCGCAGCCGCTAGTGCAGCACGGCTGGTCGCATCGGCGGCCTTGGCCTCCGCCTCAAGCACCTGTTGTCGGGGAATGAGTTGCTGGATCAAGGCAGCGACACGTTTGACTTCCTGTTCCGCGGCGTTCGCTTCTGAGTCCAGTTCAGCAGCTTTCTTTTGCTTCTCCGCGATTGCGGCCCTAATCGCCGGGAGATCGCATCGTTCGAGTGAAATCCCACAGCCCTTGGCCAAAACCTCATCCACCGGAACCCGGCAAATTTGACAGACCCTGACTCGACCTTGAGTAATATCGATCTCACCTATTTTCGCTTCCGAGCGGAAGCGTTCAGCTTCTCCTCGTTTGAAATGTGCCTCGTTCCCAAATTGCTGTTGCCTGGTCACCAACGCACCGCGCTCCTCATTGAGCGCCTTCAGACGCGCAAAGATCGAGCCGACATCCGGCGGCTTGGGTAGAGCGGTTCGCATGGCGGCGGCAAAAGCGGCTTCTGCCAGTGAAACCAGTCCCTTCTGGTCTATCGTGTCGTCAAACCCGACCTCGTCGCCGACGTTCAATGCGCGCCTCACCGCTTGCAGGCCTTCAGCATATCGATGTTGCTGATAGGCGTGGCGGCGACGCTCCTCCTCGACTGCGGCCACGAGTTCTTGCTCGCGGGCGGCGGCAGCGCGCTCTTCCGCGTCGAGAGCGCGCAAGGCAAGGCGCACCATGGTCAGTTTGACTGTTTCACCCAACACCTGCGCGCGGGAACGGGTCTGGGTCTGTGATGAACGCCACGCGAGAATATCGGCCAAGCGACACTCCTGATCGCGCGTCAGCCAGGCCCGGAGCACATCCCAAACCTGGTCACAGCTGACCTCCGGCGGCGTCGCTCCCGCAATTGCCGAGAAGAAGCTGGTGATGATGACGGGGTCGATGGATGTTTGATCGCCTTCACGGCGCCCCCGCGCGATCGCGCCTTCGACGGAATCCGCCTGAACGACGAACTCCCCGCCTGGTAGTCCCAACGGACGAATGGAAACCCAACACGCGCCGTCGATCAGAATCTCGGCCGCAACCAGGCCGTTCGGAAGCCGTGTCATGAGGCGCAACCACTGGGCGTCGGTTGCATAGCCGGGCTCGCCCAGACAGGCCCGGAGCAGGCGGCAGAAGGTGGTCTTGCCGCTGCCGTGGGCAAGGGCGCGGCTACCGCTGCTCGACATATCCGGCGTCCAAATGATGTTGAGGCCGGGCTTCAGTGGGACATTGCGGATGAGCCTCTGTGGGTTCTCGAATATGGCCAGCCGGCGGATCCAGAGTCGAGGCTCGGCACGGCCTTCCGGCGCCTTTGGCGGACCGATCACCGAAGGAAACAGGTCAGCCTGATCAGCCACTGACAAACCTCGCCCAGATCACATTGTCTTCCGGTACGACGGCAGCGATGAGGCTGTCAACGTCCATGCTCCGTACGGAGCGGATCGCGAAGGCGGTGCGCTGAGCGTCGGCGGAAGCGGCTTCCAGCCCCGCCGGACTGAAATGCTGCCCCCTTGCCCACGTCCCGTCGTTGCGCTCGTCCAACTGACCCGAGGTGAGCAGCGTCTCGAACATGGACCGCCACGCCACGTTGATGGCGGGGCGCAGTCGAACCGCGCCCTGTGCAGGCTGCGCCTCGGGACCGACAAGCCTGACCCATTGTTCCCGGTCGCCAGCGGCGAGCAGAGGCGTCAGCAGCGCGGGCTCGGCGAGACCGGCGATGACGAAGCGCACGCGCGAGCCATCGCTCGCGGGGTCCATTTGCCAAAACGCATACTGCGCTGCGTAGCGGAGACGGTCCCAGTGTTGAACCCTTGCCGGCCAGGCCCACGCGCCATTCGGCAGGCCTTCGAGAGGCGGCAATTCGACGGAGACAGGTATCGCGTCGGCCCCCTGATTCCCCTCCATCCGCTTCCACGCCTCCAGCACCAGGCGCTCGGTCCGGTATTCGCCGTGGAGGCGGATTTCCTTTTCCTTCAACACACGGAAGGTTTCTGACGGGTAGTCAGAGCCTTTAACCTTGGCAGGATCGAGGACATACCGCAGCTCTTCTTCATTGAGGCCGTATTTCCTAGCAAAGAAGGCGTCGAGCTCGGCGCGCAATTTGGCGCGACGATCCTCGTTCCAGGCGAATGGATTGCCGGAATACCCGAGATCCTCCGCCCAGGGCTTCATCGCGTGGCTAGTGTAAGTCAGCTCCAGAACGCGCGGGCTGATGAAATCGAGGTCATTGGAAGAGAACGCTGAAGAAGCTAGAGTAGGAAACTGTTTCAGATAGAAATAGGTAAGGGAAGTTCCCCCAATTTTTTGGCGGGCCGCATAATCAAAAGATAAGGAAGTTATGCTTGCCAGAAATGCAGCGGCGAGTTGGGGTGAGTGGCATAAATAGAATAGCGGGGCCTTGTGATTCGTACCTACCCGCGGGAATACGCTGGCAATCACCGTCCGCTCGTCTGTTGAACGGCAGATATCGCGCCACCCCATGAGCCAGCGGGGTTGTTTGGCGACGATCAGTAGCTCGGCAAGGGCGAGCGCGTCCTTCGGTCCCTCGGCGATGAGGGTGAGATCGGTTTCCGCCAGTGGCGTCTCGCGTTGCATCTCCGCGCCAGCAACGAGCGTCTTAGGATCGAGCAGGAAGCGTTCGGGCGATGCCTTCAGCGCTCCACGCCAATCCTGTGCGCGACCGAGAAGGCGGACGATGTTGGCCTCTCGCGCCGGGCCTCCTTCGAGGGCAGGAACGGCTCCGGCCAGCCAGGTGACAAGCGCCTTGAGCACGGCGGCGCGCGCGCCTTCTTCCGGGTCTGCATCCGCCTTGCGGCGTCCCTTTCCGCCTTCACCCCGAGCCTGCCTAACCGCGCTTTTTAATGCCGATGGCACGCGGGCGGCGCGTAGGATGACTTCTTCCTCGGGCACCCAGTAACGCGGCGACGGCTCGAAATCCGGGCTCTGCTTTTCGGCAAGGGTGCAGTCGCGGGCGCCTTCCTCATCGTCGCTCGCGTCGACCCCATAGGTCGACCAGCGATGATCGAATTGGTGGATCATCTTGGCTTCATAGAGCGGCACGCGGCGCTCAACACCCGCCGCCGTCTCCCGCACCCAATCCACGCCATCACGCCCCCAGCCATCGGCCTCCATCCGAGCGGGCATGTGGAAGAAACCGGAATCACCAGACATATCGAACATGCGCTGGAATGTGATGCCCCACGGATTGATGTCGCCGCCTTCCTCCTGCGGCCGTTCCTGGATCAATACGGGCGCGCAGGCATAGAGCTTCGCCGTTACCTCTGCATCGGCACGGGAACGAAAGACAGGAGCAGTCTTGGTGTTCGGGTTAATTGCCGCGATCTCTGCAGGGGTTAGGCGAAACCGCCGCTCCGAATTCGCAAGATCGGTTGTACGCAACAGCGAGAACGCGAACTCGGCACCCTGATTCGAGTGCCCGATTGTCAGCAGACAGAATGAGCTCCGATCATCGGTCGCCAGAAAAATCTTTCTCACCTCAAAAAAGCTATAAAGTGAGGCAAGGCGCGAGGAAGCCACCAACCAAGCGAAAAAGTACTGCGTTGTAGAATCGGTGGCGATGCCCGTTGGAACAATCACGCCTGCGCGCCCGGTTGGCTTGGCGAGGCGCGAGAAAAGCTCCGCGAAAAGCGCATAGGTATTGACGTCACCTCGACCTGTGAGCGGATAGCGGCTCGATGAACGGGCAAACTCGCTCGCTGCTTCCGCCGTGCGCTTGGCGAAGATAAAATCCTTCCACAGCCGGCCATCCCCGCTCTCGGGATCGGCCTTCTCCAGGTCGTCGATCAGCTTCTGACGTTCCGCCTTGTTCCGCGCGGCGGCGATCGCCGGCGAACGCGCGGCGAAGAACTCCTGTTCCTGAAGCTTGATCCGCTCCCACGGCGGATTGCCGATCACCACATCGAAACCGCCATCGTGCTCCATCATCTCGGGGAATTCGATGAACCAGTGGAAGGCGCTCACCTTCTCGGAGGTCAGCCGGGCGCCCTGGCGCAGGTGCTCGGCAGGTGCCTGACCGCCTGCCGCCTGCCACACATGTTCGGTCAACGGCATGGCGTCTGTGCCAGTGGCGCCTGCCGCTTTCGGCGTGAAGAACGCCGCCATATAGAAATTGGCCGAGATATAGAGGTCGCTGGCCGACTTTAGATTTTTCCAATCGTCCGACGAACGTATCGCCTCGAAGCCTCGCGCCTTCGCCTCGACGCTCGCCAGATCATCCTGCGTCATCTCCTTCAGCTGGTGATCCCGCTCGGCAAGGATTTCGGGCGGCGACCAGTCCTTGAACAGTTGCGGCAGCCTCTTCTCCCGATCACGCTGTTCCTTGTTGAGGCGAGCATAGCGGCGGGAGAGTTCCTTGTCGTCGCCAGTCAGCGGCTTGTAGGCCTCGTCTGGCAATCCCTCGCGCAGCATCTTTCGGTCGAACACACCGATCAGACTATCGCCGCAGCGAATCTGCGCATCGAAGAAGGCGAGCGGCCGGCCCGGCTCCAGCGCTTCGATCCAGAGCGCCACCTTGGTCAGCTCGACCGCCATGGGGTTGCGGTCCACACCGTAGAGGCAACGGCAGGCGACCTCACGCAACGCATGGCAGAAGTCGGCGGCCGAAGGGATTCCACCGGCGCGGCGGCGGGCGACGCGCGTGGCAATGCGCCGCGCCGCCGCAAGTAGAAAATGCCCCGATCCACAGGCAGGATCGATGACGGTGAGCTTTAATAGCCCTTCGACAGGATCAGCGGCCTGTGCTTCCCGCTCGTCGAGCACCGGATCGAGCGTGGTGTCGAGCAGGAGTTGAACCAGACTGTCCGGCGTATAGTAAGAGCCGGTGGTTTTGCGCTGGTTACCCTTCTGCTCGGCGGCCTCCGAGGCGAAGGTGAGCGTCTTGCCGTCGTCACCGAGTTGCGGCTGGAGTTCGAGCAGCGATTCGTAGACCGAACCAAGCTCCTCTGTTTCCATCGCGCGCCAGTTCACCGACACCATGCCGGTTTTGTCGGAGAGCCAGGACAGGCGGTAGAGTGCCTCCATGAAGGCGCGGTTGCGCAGACGTGCGATTTCGAGATGCGGCAGCTTGCCGGCGCTGAAAAGCCCGCCAAGCGCGGGCAGGCCGAGCGCTTCCTGCCCGCAGGCAAGAGCGCCGAAGACGACCTTGATACTCTCATAGCGGTCGTGGTGCTTGTCCCAGGTGGCTGCACGGGCCGCTTGCGCCCGAAGTGAAGCGAGGCTGTACCCATCGGCGTAGAGCTTTCGGGCATCCGGCTTTGCCGTCTCGGGATGAAGCAGGTTCCGGTCCTCGGCCACCATCAGGAAGATGAGGCGATAGATGAGGCGCAGAAGCTCGTTGAACCATTCGGTCAGGTCGATCTCTCCGGATCTCAACCGGGCAGCAAGGTCGGGATTGGCTTCGAGGAAACCGGAGCCGAGCACTTTCAGCGCGGTTTCAACCTGAGCCGCCAGCCGATCGCGGGCGGCCACGCCTTCGCGAGAGCCGGCCTCACGCCAGCGTTCCAGCACGCAATCGGTGACAAGTGTGCCGACAACGCCGAACCGTGTCCGGTGGATCAGCAACCAGAGAACGGCGAAAGAGGAGGCATCCTCGTTCGTGAAGATCTGGGCAAGGTCGCCTTCGATATAGGCCGGCCGGGTCAGCGAGGCGTTGTCGCGCATGAGACGGATGATGGCCCCGTTCGTGACCAGACCCCAGAGCGCGCTCTCGCTGTCGTTGAGATAATCCTGAAGCGCAAAGGCCGGGGATCGCGAACGGTCGGTCGAAAGCGTCGGACTGCGCCTATCGAGCTTTTCCTCGGAAGGCGGGACGACGACCACAGGGACGCGGCCACCGGCGAGGAAAGAGATCACGCCATCGGCGGAAACGAGATCGTTGAAGCCGAAGGTTTCCGCCAAGAAGTCTCGCACGAAGCGCCGTGTCACCTCGACCGAGGGATTTTGAAGTTTCGCGAAGGCGTCGAAATGGGACTGGCCGACGCGGAAGGCGGTGGAAATCTCTTCGCGGATCGTCAGCCCCTTGCGGATCCGGTAGTCCACTTCCGTCTGTTCGAAGGCTTGTCGTCGGTCGATGCTGGAAACCATGGCCGGCGCGATGAGGTTGCCCTCCAGCAAGAGCGAGGGCCAAGCCGACATGTCGGTGACGAGCTTCCGCGCCATGGCTCAGGCCTCTCCCGGCATCAGAACGAACAGGCCGATCACATCCGGCGGTAGAACGGCCTCCACGGTCACGCGCGAGGCTGACCCTGACGCTGCGCGGAGGCGGGCATGGTCCTGCATGAGCTCTTGTGCGCGCGATTGGGCGAAGTCGGCGATCGGTCCTTCGAGCAGACCCGGCAGGGCCTCCTTCGCCTTGGCGATGAACCTGTTGCGTGCGACAGGCGCGAGATCGGACGTGGCGGGTGTATTGAGCCATTCTCGGGCAGTTTCGCCAGCCGCCACGATCCGGCCGCCTTGGATCGCGACAAGCGCCGCCTCCTCAGCCAGCAGCAACCGTTCCTTGCGAGCATGGACTGTCAGCTTGAAGCGTATACGAAGCAGAAGCACACGAGTGATCTGCTGCACGGTTGTGGTCGGCCAGGCGCCGACCCGACCGATGCCGAGACTTGACAACGCCTCCGGATCAAGCGACGCCTCGACCAGCGCTTCAGCAAGCGTGGCCGTCAGGGGATGTGTCCTAGTGAGCAATGCGGTGCCCGACAGCGCCGGTTCAGCCGTCACCAGACGAACCGATCCGCTGAGATCGTGTTCCGCCAAACGCTCCCGCAGACCGGCATCAAGGGCATCGACATGTGCCAGAAGCACAGCTTTCCGGGTTTCGAGCGGCACACCGAAACAGGCCATCGCGCGTTCGACGAATAGCTTCGCATCCGCCGGGGAGCCGAGGAGCGTGCGGACCTTCTCCCATTCCGGGGCGACTTCCTGCGGCTTCACCGTGTTCTGGGCGAAACGCGCACGGGATCGCTTCTCGTTTTCGGATGCGTCGCGCCATCGCGCCTCCATGACCTTGGCACCGTCGTCGAGGCGAAGATCGAGCGTGAGCTGTGGGGATACGCCACGGCGCAGCATCATGGACGCCATCAGCGCATCCGTCACCGGCCCCCGCTCCTCGGGGAGCGGTACGGTCACGCCTGTCGCTTTTCGGATTTCCTCGGCCTTGCGGAGGATGACCTCGAGCACTGCCCCGTCGATGGCGCTGTCCGGCGAGAACATCATAATCGATCGGACGAGTTCCGCGGGTTGACCGAAGCGATCCACCCGCCCCTCACGCTGCTGGTGCCGGGTCGGATTCCAAGACAGGTCGTAATGGACGACTGTATCGAAGAGCTGCTGAAGATTGATACCTTCGGACAGGCAGTCGGTAGCGACAAGGATACGCTGAACCGGCTTTTCGTCGTCCACGGT harbors:
- a CDS encoding HNH endonuclease; translation: MIESPQSFVVREECQKAASQNGFRRILGEEAGWAAFGSTTAHGTIHLAAGGPHGPWFLALDHRSVIQELNLPAAVVPGPGPARFLFDTLGELYAVLHRVYKLGISLPDAPLREFEVKVASLPRTTEAERLVVQRIGQDIFRNRLMDYWQGRCPLTGISDPALLRASHIVPWSECDSDAERLDVHNGLLLSALWDAAFDRALVTFNDDGRPEFSPRLSKHACAELRWCSPIPLRDEHRRRLARHRERTRTLSQHLDIMNFGDE
- a CDS encoding DUF2326 domain-containing protein; the protein is MADQADLFPSVIGPPKAPEGRAEPRLWIRRLAIFENPQRLIRNVPLKPGLNIIWTPDMSSSGSRALAHGSGKTTFCRLLRACLGEPGYATDAQWLRLMTRLPNGLVAAEILIDGACWVSIRPLGLPGGEFVVQADSVEGAIARGRREGDQTSIDPVIITSFFSAIAGATPPEVSCDQVWDVLRAWLTRDQECRLADILAWRSSQTQTRSRAQVLGETVKLTMVRLALRALDAEERAAAAREQELVAAVEEERRRHAYQQHRYAEGLQAVRRALNVGDEVGFDDTIDQKGLVSLAEAAFAAAMRTALPKPPDVGSIFARLKALNEERGALVTRQQQFGNEAHFKRGEAERFRSEAKIGEIDITQGRVRVCQICRVPVDEVLAKGCGISLERCDLPAIRAAIAEKQKKAAELDSEANAAEQEVKRVAALIQQLIPRQQVLEAEAKAADATSRAALAAAKEVQDRIYLVRRTLDDVRSLRESEKKGKPTPPETAALEAVRAELKLGQSRARSAIRTLEERYQGIMATWLPDGVQGSIKLDGNGLKVDAEFSGRGEVSTAALDSLKIVAFDLAALHLAIEEKADLPPFLVHDSPREADLDGQLYAGLFKLVHQWEEKTRVPCFQYIITTTTAPPPELQGDSHVKLRMSSTPAEERLFRMDV
- a CDS encoding N-6 DNA methylase, translated to MARKLVTDMSAWPSLLLEGNLIAPAMVSSIDRRQAFEQTEVDYRIRKGLTIREEISTAFRVGQSHFDAFAKLQNPSVEVTRRFVRDFLAETFGFNDLVSADGVISFLAGGRVPVVVVPPSEEKLDRRSPTLSTDRSRSPAFALQDYLNDSESALWGLVTNGAIIRLMRDNASLTRPAYIEGDLAQIFTNEDASSFAVLWLLIHRTRFGVVGTLVTDCVLERWREAGSREGVAARDRLAAQVETALKVLGSGFLEANPDLAARLRSGEIDLTEWFNELLRLIYRLIFLMVAEDRNLLHPETAKPDARKLYADGYSLASLRAQAARAATWDKHHDRYESIKVVFGALACGQEALGLPALGGLFSAGKLPHLEIARLRNRAFMEALYRLSWLSDKTGMVSVNWRAMETEELGSVYESLLELQPQLGDDGKTLTFASEAAEQKGNQRKTTGSYYTPDSLVQLLLDTTLDPVLDEREAQAADPVEGLLKLTVIDPACGSGHFLLAAARRIATRVARRRAGGIPSAADFCHALREVACRCLYGVDRNPMAVELTKVALWIEALEPGRPLAFFDAQIRCGDSLIGVFDRKMLREGLPDEAYKPLTGDDKELSRRYARLNKEQRDREKRLPQLFKDWSPPEILAERDHQLKEMTQDDLASVEAKARGFEAIRSSDDWKNLKSASDLYISANFYMAAFFTPKAAGATGTDAMPLTEHVWQAAGGQAPAEHLRQGARLTSEKVSAFHWFIEFPEMMEHDGGFDVVIGNPPWERIKLQEQEFFAARSPAIAAARNKAERQKLIDDLEKADPESGDGRLWKDFIFAKRTAEAASEFARSSSRYPLTGRGDVNTYALFAELFSRLAKPTGRAGVIVPTGIATDSTTQYFFAWLVASSRLASLYSFFEVRKIFLATDDRSSFCLLTIGHSNQGAEFAFSLLRTTDLANSERRFRLTPAEIAAINPNTKTAPVFRSRADAEVTAKLYACAPVLIQERPQEEGGDINPWGITFQRMFDMSGDSGFFHMPARMEADGWGRDGVDWVRETAAGVERRVPLYEAKMIHQFDHRWSTYGVDASDDEEGARDCTLAEKQSPDFEPSPRYWVPEEEVILRAARVPSALKSAVRQARGEGGKGRRKADADPEEGARAAVLKALVTWLAGAVPALEGGPAREANIVRLLGRAQDWRGALKASPERFLLDPKTLVAGAEMQRETPLAETDLTLIAEGPKDALALAELLIVAKQPRWLMGWRDICRSTDERTVIASVFPRVGTNHKAPLFYLCHSPQLAAAFLASITSLSFDYAARQKIGGTSLTYFYLKQFPTLASSAFSSNDLDFISPRVLELTYTSHAMKPWAEDLGYSGNPFAWNEDRRAKLRAELDAFFARKYGLNEEELRYVLDPAKVKGSDYPSETFRVLKEKEIRLHGEYRTERLVLEAWKRMEGNQGADAIPVSVELPPLEGLPNGAWAWPARVQHWDRLRYAAQYAFWQMDPASDGSRVRFVIAGLAEPALLTPLLAAGDREQWVRLVGPEAQPAQGAVRLRPAINVAWRSMFETLLTSGQLDERNDGTWARGQHFSPAGLEAASADAQRTAFAIRSVRSMDVDSLIAAVVPEDNVIWARFVSG